Sequence from the Flavobacterium sp. J372 genome:
TGTTGGCATAAAGATAAAAATATTTGCCCTGCCACTCCATACAGGAAGCAGGGCAAAACATCCAAAAAAATACCTTAAGTGATTATTGGAAGTTGGCGCGAAAAGAGCCTTCAGTTACACTTACCGTTTCGGTAGAACCTTCCTGTACCCTCCTTCCTGTGAAACTAAAAGTCCCTTCAACCTTTGTATCATCAGCGAGGGTTATCTGGGCTGTGCCGCTTGCGCCGCCTTCCGCAGCTGATGAGTAGGAGATAGCCGACATGTTTTGCATTTTGGTATAAATCATCTGGCCGTTTGTCATGTTGCTGAGGTTGTATGTGCCCTCGCCGTCGAAACTCAAAATCATTATCTGTA
This genomic interval carries:
- a CDS encoding DUF6252 family protein, whose product is MKTLRLLTAAMLGSLSFLAASCGDDDGNSNGGGTPTGEYVAAKVNGQDFASSTLFDAVAASNPNPTTLMVQGSDNGGNAIQIMILSFDGEGTYNLSNMTNGQMIYTKMQNMSAISYSSAAEGGASGTAQITLADDTKVEGTFSFTGRRVQEGSTETVSVTEGSFRANFQ